A region of Actinobacillus porcitonsillarum DNA encodes the following proteins:
- a CDS encoding catalase, with product MSQKCPFDHGSKTLTTAAGAPVVDNDNTMSAGPRGPLLLQDVWFQEKLAHFARERIPERVVHAKGSAAYGTFTVTADITKYTKAAVFKPGAQTEVLLRFSTVAGERGAADAERDVRGFSLKFYTEQGNWDLVGNNTPVFFIRDPLKFPDFIHTQKRNPQTNLRDANAAWDFWSRHPESMHQIMTLFSDRGIPASLRHMNGYGSHTYSFVNANNERFWVKFHFKTQQGHKFFTNEEAAKVVGENRESSQQDLYEAIERGEFPRWTVQVQIMPEADAHKHNYAFDLTKVWPHSDYPVIEVGVLELNRNPQNYFAEVEQAAFAPSNIVPGIGFSPDRMLQGRLFSYQDAQRYRLGVNHHQIPVNAPKCPYHTTHRDGAMRIDANGGNHPNYSPNRFDTYVPTHDQLPLQIEREAAHFNFREYDEDYYSQPAALYNLFTAEEKDRLAGNFAAGLSGVTVPEIVERQMAQFEKVSTELANAIRQKLEK from the coding sequence ATGTCTCAAAAATGCCCTTTTGATCATGGCTCAAAAACTTTAACAACGGCAGCAGGTGCACCAGTTGTTGATAATGACAACACAATGTCTGCGGGTCCACGTGGTCCACTTCTTTTACAAGACGTATGGTTCCAAGAGAAATTAGCACACTTTGCTCGTGAGCGTATTCCTGAGCGTGTGGTTCACGCTAAAGGTTCAGCGGCTTACGGTACATTCACTGTGACTGCAGATATTACTAAATATACTAAAGCTGCGGTATTTAAACCGGGTGCACAAACTGAAGTATTATTACGTTTCTCAACGGTTGCTGGTGAGCGTGGGGCAGCCGATGCAGAGCGTGATGTACGTGGTTTCTCCTTAAAATTCTATACAGAACAAGGTAACTGGGACTTAGTGGGTAACAATACACCAGTATTCTTTATCCGAGATCCATTAAAATTCCCAGATTTTATCCATACACAAAAACGTAACCCACAAACAAACTTACGTGATGCAAATGCGGCTTGGGATTTCTGGTCACGTCACCCTGAATCAATGCACCAAATTATGACATTATTCTCAGATCGTGGTATTCCAGCAAGCTTACGTCATATGAACGGTTACGGTAGCCACACTTATAGCTTTGTAAACGCAAACAACGAGCGTTTCTGGGTGAAATTCCACTTCAAAACACAACAAGGTCACAAATTCTTCACTAACGAAGAAGCGGCTAAAGTAGTGGGCGAAAATCGTGAATCTAGCCAACAAGATTTATACGAAGCGATTGAGCGTGGCGAATTCCCTCGTTGGACTGTTCAAGTACAAATTATGCCAGAAGCAGATGCTCACAAACATAATTATGCCTTTGACTTAACTAAAGTATGGCCACACTCAGATTACCCAGTGATCGAAGTGGGTGTATTAGAGTTAAACCGCAATCCACAAAACTACTTCGCAGAAGTAGAACAAGCGGCATTTGCACCATCTAACATCGTTCCGGGAATCGGCTTCTCGCCAGACCGTATGTTACAAGGTCGTCTGTTCTCTTACCAAGATGCACAGCGTTACCGTTTAGGTGTAAACCACCACCAAATCCCTGTAAATGCACCAAAATGCCCATATCACACGACTCACCGTGATGGTGCAATGCGTATTGATGCAAACGGTGGCAACCACCCTAACTACTCGCCGAACCGTTTTGACACTTATGTACCAACCCACGATCAATTACCATTACAAATTGAGCGTGAAGCTGCACACTTTAACTTCCGTGAGTACGATGAAGATTACTACTCACAGCCTGCTGCTCTTTATAACTTATTCACAGCAGAAGAAAAAGATCGCTTAGCAGGTAACTTTGCAGCAGGTTTATCAGGCGTTACTGTTCCTGAAATCGTAGAAAGACAAATGGCTCAATTTGAAAAAGTCAGCACAGAATTAGCAAACGCAATTCGTCAAAAGCTAGAGAAGTAA
- the metC gene encoding cystathionine beta-lyase → MSNHNKTLETTLVHAGRKSRYTQGSVNPVVQRASSLVFNTVADKKHATRNRYKGELFYGRRGTLTHFALQDAMCELEGGAGCYLYPCGAAAVTNAILAFVSQGDHILMTGAAYEPTQDFCNVILKNLGISTTYYDPMIGEGIRSLIQPKTKILFLESPSSLTLEVPDIPTLVRVAREINPEIVIMIDNTWAAGVLFPALEFGIDISIQAGTKYLVGHSDVMIGTAVSNARCWDQLRERSYLMGQMVDADSAYMTARGIRTLGIRLKEQEKSGITIANWLAQRPEVKAVYHPALPSCLGHEFFKRDFKGASGVFSFELYEKLTDEQLSNFLDHFKIFTMAYSWGGFESLILANQPEEIARIRPAIERKLTGTLIRLNIGLEAVEDLIADLEQGFARLK, encoded by the coding sequence ATGTCAAATCACAACAAAACTCTCGAAACAACTCTTGTTCACGCAGGGCGAAAATCACGTTATACCCAAGGCTCGGTTAATCCTGTTGTCCAACGCGCCTCTTCATTAGTGTTTAACACCGTTGCCGATAAAAAACACGCCACAAGAAACCGTTACAAAGGCGAATTATTTTATGGCAGACGAGGTACGCTAACCCATTTCGCATTACAAGATGCGATGTGTGAATTAGAAGGTGGCGCCGGCTGTTACCTCTACCCTTGCGGTGCGGCAGCTGTAACCAATGCGATTTTAGCCTTTGTATCACAAGGCGATCATATTTTAATGACGGGCGCAGCCTACGAGCCGACACAAGATTTTTGTAACGTTATTCTGAAAAATCTTGGTATCAGTACGACTTATTATGATCCGATGATTGGCGAAGGTATCCGCTCTCTTATTCAGCCAAAGACCAAAATCCTCTTTTTAGAAAGCCCGAGTTCACTTACCCTAGAAGTACCGGATATTCCAACGTTGGTACGTGTTGCTCGAGAAATTAATCCTGAAATTGTTATTATGATTGATAATACTTGGGCGGCAGGAGTTCTTTTCCCAGCCCTTGAATTTGGTATTGATATTTCTATTCAAGCCGGCACAAAATATCTTGTTGGACATTCTGATGTGATGATCGGCACAGCGGTTTCAAACGCTCGTTGTTGGGATCAGCTTCGTGAGCGTTCTTATTTAATGGGGCAAATGGTTGATGCCGATTCTGCTTATATGACCGCCCGAGGTATTCGAACTCTTGGCATTCGCTTAAAAGAGCAAGAAAAAAGCGGCATAACCATTGCGAACTGGCTGGCTCAACGCCCTGAAGTAAAAGCGGTTTACCACCCGGCACTACCAAGCTGCTTAGGTCACGAATTCTTTAAACGGGATTTTAAAGGCGCAAGCGGTGTTTTTTCTTTCGAACTTTACGAAAAATTAACCGATGAGCAACTCTCTAATTTCCTAGACCATTTTAAAATCTTCACTATGGCATACTCTTGGGGGGGATTCGAGTCGTTGATTTTGGCTAATCAGCCGGAAGAAATTGCTCGCATTCGTCCTGCAATTGAACGTAAATTAACAGGTACCTTAATTCGTCTGAACATCGGTTTAGAGGCTGTGGAAGATCTTATTGCCGATCTTGAACAAGGTTTTGCAAGATTAAAATAG
- the dsbB gene encoding disulfide bond formation protein DsbB yields MLTFFKNLSLSRTAWLFLAFVAFVLEATGLYFQHGMGLQPCVMCVYERLAIFGLVIAGLLGAIAPRFAFFRWIALALWGFSAIKGLLLAIKHTDYQLNPSPWNQCEFKPDFPQTMPFDQWFPSIFAPGPVNCSQSQWEMLGWGMPQWLILAFGLFSLFFVLVLISQFKKSRPQYRSVFR; encoded by the coding sequence ATGCTCACATTCTTTAAAAACCTTTCTCTAAGCCGAACAGCTTGGCTCTTTCTTGCTTTTGTTGCCTTTGTGTTAGAAGCAACAGGCCTATATTTTCAACACGGAATGGGACTTCAACCCTGTGTCATGTGCGTTTATGAACGCCTTGCGATTTTTGGGTTGGTCATAGCCGGATTACTCGGCGCTATTGCCCCTCGCTTCGCCTTTTTCCGTTGGATTGCTCTCGCCTTATGGGGATTTAGTGCGATTAAGGGATTACTCTTAGCCATAAAACATACCGATTACCAACTTAACCCATCCCCTTGGAACCAATGTGAATTTAAACCCGATTTCCCTCAAACCATGCCGTTTGACCAATGGTTCCCGAGTATCTTTGCACCCGGTCCGGTAAATTGTAGCCAAAGCCAATGGGAAATGTTAGGTTGGGGAATGCCACAATGGTTAATTTTAGCCTTTGGTCTATTTAGCCTCTTTTTCGTTTTAGTGCTTATTAGCCAATTTAAAAAAAGCAGACCGCAATACCGCTCTGTTTTTAGATAA
- the nhaB gene encoding sodium/proton antiporter NhaB: MEASQVFFKSFLGKSPDWYKLCILGFLTINPVLYFCVSPFVAGWVLVAEFIFTLSMALKCYPLQPGGLLAIEAVIIGMTSPHHIKQEVMANFDVILLLMFMVAGIYFMKQLLLHVFTKLLIAIHSKKLLALAFCLSAAFLSAFLDALTVIAVIISVGTGFYGVYHKVASGNSFEDSTDITNDDKIQSKKEILDQFRAFLRSLLMHAGVGSALGGVMTMVGEPQNLIIAGQAEWGFVEFLLRVLPISVPVLICGALTCLAVEHFKLFGYGEKLPKKVWVVLARYNQSRERKMTKQDRLKMGIQAVAGVWLIFGLALHLADVGIIGLTVIIFTTAFCGITDEHTIGRSFQESMPFCALLVVFFSVVAVIIDLKLFEPIIQFVLSADSQSQLSLFYIFNGLLSMISDNVFVGTVYINEAKTAFTSGIINREQFDLIAVAINTGTNLPSVATPNGQAAFLFLLTSAFAPLIRLSYGKMVYMALPYSIVLSGVGFLSLEYLLPKCTELMTQWGWIITR, from the coding sequence ATGGAAGCCTCTCAGGTATTCTTTAAATCTTTTCTAGGCAAAAGCCCAGATTGGTATAAATTATGTATTCTTGGTTTTTTAACCATCAATCCTGTACTCTATTTCTGCGTGAGTCCTTTTGTTGCAGGATGGGTACTGGTCGCTGAATTCATTTTTACATTATCCATGGCATTAAAATGCTATCCATTACAACCTGGTGGCTTATTAGCCATTGAAGCCGTTATTATCGGTATGACGAGTCCACATCATATTAAACAAGAAGTGATGGCAAACTTTGATGTTATCTTACTCTTAATGTTTATGGTTGCTGGTATCTATTTTATGAAGCAACTTTTATTGCATGTTTTCACGAAATTATTGATTGCTATCCATTCAAAAAAATTACTTGCCTTAGCTTTCTGTTTAAGTGCTGCATTTTTATCTGCTTTCCTTGATGCACTAACCGTTATTGCCGTGATTATCAGTGTTGGAACCGGTTTCTACGGTGTTTATCACAAAGTTGCTTCAGGTAATAGCTTTGAAGATTCTACCGATATAACCAATGATGACAAAATTCAAAGTAAAAAAGAAATCCTCGACCAATTCCGAGCTTTCTTACGTAGCCTTTTAATGCATGCAGGTGTCGGCTCAGCATTAGGTGGAGTAATGACGATGGTTGGTGAACCACAGAACCTTATTATTGCAGGCCAAGCAGAATGGGGATTTGTGGAATTTTTATTAAGGGTTCTACCAATTAGCGTACCAGTGCTTATTTGCGGAGCTTTGACTTGTTTAGCGGTAGAACACTTTAAGCTGTTTGGCTATGGAGAAAAACTACCGAAAAAAGTTTGGGTAGTATTAGCTCGTTATAACCAATCTAGAGAGCGCAAAATGACCAAACAAGATCGTCTAAAAATGGGGATTCAAGCTGTTGCCGGCGTTTGGTTAATTTTCGGTTTAGCTCTTCACCTTGCTGATGTTGGTATTATTGGTTTAACCGTAATTATCTTTACCACCGCTTTTTGTGGTATTACAGACGAACATACCATCGGACGTTCTTTCCAAGAATCAATGCCGTTCTGTGCTTTGTTAGTCGTTTTCTTCTCAGTTGTTGCCGTAATCATTGATCTCAAACTCTTTGAGCCAATTATCCAATTTGTATTATCGGCTGATTCACAATCACAGCTTTCATTGTTCTATATTTTCAACGGTTTACTTTCTATGATTTCAGATAACGTCTTCGTAGGAACCGTTTATATCAATGAAGCGAAAACAGCCTTTACTTCAGGCATCATTAATCGTGAACAATTTGACCTGATCGCAGTGGCAATCAATACTGGTACTAACTTACCTTCGGTCGCCACACCAAACGGACAAGCTGCATTCTTGTTCTTATTAACCTCTGCTTTTGCACCGCTTATTCGTCTCTCTTATGGAAAAATGGTGTATATGGCATTACCATATAGTATCGTCCTTTCTGGCGTAGGTTTCTTATCACTTGAATACCTCTTACCAAAATGCACAGAGTTGATGACACAATGGGGTTGGATTATCACAAGATAA
- the fadR gene encoding fatty acid metabolism transcriptional regulator FadR, translating into MDNATILKAQSPAALAEEYIVKCIWNHHFPAGSDLPAERELAERIGVTRTTLREVLQRLARDGWLQIQHGKPTRVNDIWETAGPNILGTILKLDPSSAPLIISNVLSLRTRMSEYYIQEAIKLAPQEVLRLFEPLEKLEDDAQSFALFDYSLYRQLTFLANKPVYALIFNSFKSTYIQVASLFFENAEARKLSFEFYQELKNLCETGELQYVTDCLARNRQNSSIRWAEILQQLPANFTDK; encoded by the coding sequence TTGGATAACGCAACAATTTTAAAAGCCCAAAGCCCAGCAGCTTTAGCTGAAGAGTATATTGTTAAATGTATTTGGAATCATCACTTCCCAGCGGGGAGCGATTTACCAGCTGAGAGAGAATTAGCTGAACGGATAGGTGTTACTCGTACAACATTAAGAGAAGTCTTACAACGTTTAGCTCGTGATGGTTGGTTGCAAATTCAACATGGGAAGCCAACACGTGTAAATGATATTTGGGAAACAGCCGGGCCAAATATATTAGGAACAATTTTAAAATTAGATCCTTCTTCAGCACCTTTAATTATTTCTAATGTACTTTCTCTTCGAACAAGAATGTCTGAATATTATATTCAAGAGGCAATAAAACTTGCGCCTCAAGAAGTACTACGTCTATTTGAACCATTAGAAAAATTAGAAGATGATGCGCAATCTTTTGCATTATTTGATTATTCGCTTTATCGCCAATTGACATTTCTAGCAAATAAACCAGTTTACGCATTGATTTTTAATAGTTTTAAAAGCACTTATATTCAAGTTGCCTCGCTCTTTTTTGAAAATGCAGAAGCACGTAAGTTATCCTTTGAATTTTATCAAGAGCTGAAAAACTTATGTGAAACGGGCGAGCTTCAATATGTTACGGATTGTTTAGCTCGAAATCGCCAAAATAGTAGTATTCGTTGGGCAGAAATTTTACAGCAGCTTCCTGCTAATTTTACGGATAAATAA
- a CDS encoding DNA repair protein, whose product MAKKIYLSQIQTKIDRLQRERKQVLEHLALVESKLDKLQAAIEVMQSEAVTDEYNTELYTYRTYQHRFKGKLRQMVLAEMKVKPNHYFTVNELTELVLIRDKQDPIIQPQHTVSVRGALKHWLNKDVVERIVLKANDVRWRLKA is encoded by the coding sequence ATGGCAAAGAAAATCTATTTAAGTCAAATTCAGACAAAAATTGACCGCTTGCAGCGTGAGCGTAAGCAAGTGCTAGAACACCTTGCTTTGGTGGAAAGTAAACTCGATAAGCTACAAGCAGCCATTGAGGTTATGCAATCAGAAGCCGTAACTGATGAATATAATACAGAGCTTTATACCTACCGCACTTATCAGCATCGTTTCAAGGGAAAACTACGCCAAATGGTACTTGCTGAAATGAAAGTAAAACCAAATCATTACTTTACTGTTAATGAATTAACGGAACTTGTCCTTATTCGAGATAAACAAGACCCCATCATTCAACCGCAACATACTGTTTCAGTTCGTGGCGCATTGAAGCATTGGCTTAATAAAGATGTGGTAGAACGAATAGTATTAAAAGCAAATGATGTGCGGTGGAGATTGAAAGCGTAA
- a CDS encoding TetR/AcrR family transcriptional regulator has translation MKSHSAPEKLWQAFLILLTQHSPDEISVQQLCETAHLHRSSFYRHFRDLYALTDYGFTQVAHQTMLNAHDARSTLVSIQSYLKFVEQHRFALRHLLVGNHAYRFQQAICQPFEQHLLHLFQKAGEDYIHPAPAEYVARYHIGGIARILTVWLQNSHAQTEEFIKQTDILLRHALKECLKS, from the coding sequence ATGAAATCTCATTCAGCCCCAGAAAAACTTTGGCAAGCCTTTCTAATACTATTGACACAACACAGCCCTGATGAAATCAGCGTGCAACAACTTTGTGAAACAGCTCATCTTCATCGTTCATCGTTTTATCGGCATTTTCGTGATTTATATGCGCTAACAGACTACGGTTTTACACAAGTTGCTCATCAAACGATGTTGAATGCACATGATGCACGTTCTACACTCGTATCAATTCAGTCATATTTAAAATTTGTTGAACAACATCGTTTTGCATTACGCCATTTATTAGTCGGCAATCATGCTTATCGTTTTCAGCAAGCCATATGTCAGCCATTTGAACAGCATTTGCTTCATCTCTTTCAAAAGGCAGGTGAAGATTATATTCACCCAGCTCCTGCGGAGTATGTGGCACGTTATCATATTGGCGGTATCGCACGGATTTTAACGGTTTGGCTACAAAACTCCCATGCACAAACTGAGGAATTTATTAAACAAACAGATATTTTATTGCGGCACGCGCTAAAAGAGTGCTTAAAATCATGA
- a CDS encoding NAD(P)H-binding protein, which translates to MSNKILITGAGGAVGSVSDLIIKHLVARGQDVRAFMRPTNQKDKDIEALGAEVFKGDLLNLHDVAKALEGVDIVYFSMSLSPYYSDAYIIMMEACRRQGKIKALINLSEYEQIFMGYDQMVQAPQARTALLGGEVSDWSPQQRAHWVSERALEWSGLPYVNIHANAFIENPILSWFNLGTIASEQVFEVPFEADEKIASISAPDLAEAVANIITNVEAHIGKSYALTGDELLSMAELAQIYSDIFGFKVTHRYLDKDAWAEKYMGILRDNNQLHTEAHLKGLMRLMTKPVYRHTTDTLEKLLGHKPKGVRSALENLPRIVEIKKQLAQG; encoded by the coding sequence ATGAGCAATAAAATTTTAATCACAGGCGCAGGCGGAGCAGTGGGTTCAGTCAGCGATTTAATCATCAAGCATTTAGTCGCCCGGGGGCAAGATGTCCGTGCCTTTATGCGCCCGACCAATCAAAAAGACAAAGACATTGAAGCTTTGGGAGCAGAAGTATTCAAAGGCGATTTATTGAATTTGCACGATGTAGCAAAAGCCTTGGAAGGCGTGGATATTGTCTATTTCAGTATGAGCCTGAGCCCTTATTATTCAGACGCTTACATTATTATGATGGAAGCCTGCCGCAGACAGGGCAAGATTAAAGCGCTGATTAACCTATCCGAATACGAACAAATTTTTATGGGCTATGACCAAATGGTGCAAGCACCGCAAGCGCGTACCGCATTGCTTGGTGGAGAAGTCAGCGATTGGTCGCCACAGCAACGCGCCCATTGGGTTAGTGAACGCGCATTGGAATGGTCGGGCTTGCCGTATGTGAATATTCACGCCAACGCCTTTATCGAAAACCCGATTTTAAGCTGGTTTAATTTAGGAACGATTGCAAGCGAGCAAGTGTTTGAAGTGCCGTTTGAAGCCGATGAAAAAATCGCGTCCATTTCCGCCCCCGATTTAGCCGAAGCGGTGGCGAATATCATTACCAATGTTGAAGCGCATATCGGCAAATCTTATGCCCTAACAGGCGATGAGTTGCTCAGTATGGCGGAATTGGCACAGATATACAGCGATATCTTCGGCTTCAAGGTTACGCACCGCTATTTAGACAAAGACGCTTGGGCGGAAAAATATATGGGCATTTTGCGTGATAACAATCAGTTGCACACCGAAGCGCACTTGAAAGGGCTAATGCGTTTGATGACCAAACCCGTGTACCGACACACCACCGACACACTGGAAAAACTGCTGGGGCATAAACCGAAAGGCGTTCGTTCTGCTTTGGAAAATTTACCGAGAATTGTGGAGATTAAGAAGCAGTTGGCACAGGGTTAA
- a CDS encoding alpha/beta hydrolase, translating to MKKYLVATLLAMASLNVNATGYQSAHLLAPEYKQATLQANEFTQNLSGQLQRLGDNPTALKQAFEQFNAQMLAKAEADPITPSRQLTAPARNKQPAVNLYVFEPTNKKAQSPVIYFMHGGGYLIGNARQQNASLFELANSTGAVVVSVEYRLATVAPYPADIDDAYHGLTYLFDNAEKLGFDKQNIILMGESAGGGLTARLALKTRDVGKYSPKGQVLIYPMLDYRTGTTQSPYRNAYAGEFMWTAEFNRMGWQMLQGGQHISEKELPYYSASMATQFKDLPHTFMAVGSLDLFVNENLDYANRLIQAGVPTDLQVINGVPHSFFEIVPNSAQTQSYKTALNQAISRMLAE from the coding sequence ATGAAAAAATACCTTGTCGCCACATTGCTTGCAATGGCTTCATTGAATGTGAATGCAACAGGCTATCAATCGGCACATCTGCTTGCCCCTGAATACAAGCAAGCCACGCTTCAAGCCAATGAATTTACCCAAAATTTAAGCGGACAATTACAACGTTTAGGCGATAATCCGACCGCTTTAAAACAAGCCTTTGAGCAATTTAACGCCCAAATGCTTGCCAAAGCAGAAGCCGACCCGATTACGCCAAGCCGTCAATTAACCGCCCCTGCACGCAATAAACAGCCTGCGGTTAATTTGTATGTTTTTGAACCTACAAATAAAAAAGCCCAATCGCCTGTGATTTATTTTATGCACGGTGGCGGTTATTTGATTGGCAATGCACGTCAGCAAAACGCCAGTTTGTTTGAATTAGCCAACAGCACAGGAGCGGTGGTGGTGAGTGTGGAATACCGTTTGGCAACGGTTGCCCCTTATCCTGCCGATATTGATGATGCTTATCACGGATTGACTTATCTATTTGATAATGCTGAAAAACTAGGTTTTGATAAGCAGAATATTATTTTAATGGGCGAAAGTGCAGGCGGTGGTTTAACCGCGCGTTTGGCACTCAAAACCCGAGATGTAGGCAAATACAGCCCGAAAGGTCAGGTGCTGATTTATCCAATGTTGGATTACCGCACAGGCACAACGCAATCGCCCTACCGCAACGCTTATGCAGGGGAATTTATGTGGACGGCTGAATTTAACCGAATGGGCTGGCAAATGCTTCAAGGTGGGCAACATATTTCCGAAAAAGAATTGCCCTATTATTCAGCAAGTATGGCAACGCAATTCAAAGACTTGCCCCACACTTTTATGGCAGTCGGCAGTTTGGATTTGTTTGTGAATGAAAATTTAGATTATGCCAACCGCTTGATACAGGCAGGCGTGCCGACAGATTTGCAAGTGATTAACGGCGTACCGCACAGCTTTTTTGAAATTGTGCCCAATTCAGCCCAAACGCAGAGTTATAAAACGGCTCTCAATCAAGCAATTAGCAGAATGTTAGCCGAATAG
- a CDS encoding sugar O-acetyltransferase, producing the protein MSQMQKMQAGELYNPFLPELNDINEQAQELLYEINRLAPSQKAEKTALFQQLFQIERDDFRIELPFRCDYGVNIKIGKNFYANYNCTILDGATITIGDNVMFAPNVSLLGITHPVDPKYRRRGVFSLPISIGDNVWIGANSVVMPNVKIGNNVVIGAGSVVTKDIPDNCIAVGNPCRVLRELNDDDKVYYYKDRKFSDEFHQYIEEFWANEEGR; encoded by the coding sequence ATGAGCCAAATGCAAAAAATGCAAGCAGGGGAATTGTATAACCCTTTTTTGCCTGAATTAAACGACATCAACGAGCAAGCGCAAGAGTTGCTTTACGAAATTAACCGCTTAGCCCCATCACAAAAAGCAGAAAAAACCGCCCTGTTTCAGCAATTATTCCAAATCGAGCGAGATGATTTCCGAATTGAACTGCCGTTTCGTTGCGATTACGGCGTGAATATTAAAATCGGCAAGAATTTTTACGCCAATTACAACTGCACGATTTTAGACGGTGCAACCATTACCATTGGCGATAATGTGATGTTTGCCCCGAATGTTTCCTTGCTTGGCATTACCCACCCGGTTGATCCGAAATACCGCCGTCGTGGCGTGTTTTCTCTGCCGATTAGCATTGGCGATAATGTGTGGATTGGGGCAAATAGCGTGGTGATGCCCAATGTAAAAATTGGCAATAATGTGGTGATTGGCGCAGGTTCAGTCGTTACCAAAGATATTCCCGATAACTGCATTGCCGTTGGTAATCCGTGCCGTGTGCTTCGTGAACTCAATGACGATGACAAGGTTTATTATTACAAAGACCGTAAATTTTCCGATGAATTTCATCAATATATTGAAGAATTTTGGGCGAATGAAGAAGGGCGTTAA
- a CDS encoding winged helix-turn-helix transcriptional regulator has protein sequence MKSNDFDNIACPIADVLGVLNDKWTGLLLRDLLLGVKRYSDLQKNSNITHATLSSRLKSLESNGLVQKQLYQTNPDRYEYHLTEQGKDMLWLVAALAQIGTKWHLSDWIDTPLQFVNTATGHFVRLALIDEQTGEEVDVSKVALVEKGK, from the coding sequence ATGAAATCAAACGACTTTGACAACATCGCCTGCCCGATTGCCGATGTGCTAGGTGTATTAAATGACAAATGGACGGGCTTATTGCTTCGTGATTTGCTACTGGGCGTAAAGCGTTATAGCGATTTGCAAAAAAACAGCAATATTACCCACGCCACATTAAGTAGCCGATTAAAATCCTTGGAAAGCAACGGCTTGGTGCAAAAACAGCTTTACCAAACCAACCCCGACCGCTATGAATATCACTTAACCGAACAAGGCAAAGACATGCTGTGGCTAGTGGCAGCATTGGCACAAATCGGCACAAAATGGCATTTGTCCGATTGGATCGATACACCCTTGCAGTTTGTGAACACGGCAACAGGACATTTCGTGCGTTTGGCGTTGATTGACGAACAGACAGGCGAAGAAGTGGACGTGAGTAAGGTGGCGTTGGTGGAAAAGGGGAAATGA
- a CDS encoding MBL fold metallo-hydrolase encodes MKKLVLTTLISATLGLSAIAAHAHPTYAPAKNAVKMQKTQVPGYFRQMVGDYEVTALYDGVGNLDMSLMAPFTQFSKAELDAMLDDEFAQRSELGGLEGTIIGFLVNTGDNLILIDAGKGEAEAPIFLDKQGRLIDSLKAAGYQPEQVDIILPTHMHADHINGITEKGKRVFKNATVYLPLQEKAFWLDTPMDKLPSEIHPFIEAARYAVAPYLKADKVKFYNAGDEVFAGVKTVPLFGHTPGHSGFEFTSKGEKILFWGDVMHNGAVQMAHPEVAIEFDADAEAARTNRQTILTKIAADKTLIAAAHLPFPGLGHIKTEKDGKGYRWYPVQYRPFDKH; translated from the coding sequence ATGAAAAAACTCGTTTTAACCACATTAATCAGCGCCACTTTGGGTTTGTCGGCAATCGCCGCCCATGCCCACCCGACTTACGCACCGGCTAAAAACGCCGTCAAAATGCAAAAAACGCAAGTGCCGGGCTATTTCCGCCAAATGGTCGGCGATTATGAAGTCACCGCCCTGTATGACGGCGTGGGCAATTTGGATATGTCGCTGATGGCGCCGTTTACTCAATTCAGCAAAGCAGAATTAGATGCGATGTTGGACGATGAATTTGCCCAACGCAGCGAATTAGGCGGCTTGGAAGGCACAATTATCGGCTTTTTGGTGAATACCGGTGACAATCTGATTTTGATTGATGCGGGCAAAGGCGAAGCCGAAGCACCGATTTTCTTGGACAAACAAGGCCGTCTGATCGACAGCCTGAAAGCGGCAGGCTACCAGCCTGAACAAGTGGATATTATCCTGCCGACCCATATGCACGCCGACCACATCAACGGCATCACCGAAAAAGGCAAACGCGTGTTCAAAAATGCCACCGTTTACCTGCCGTTGCAGGAAAAGGCTTTTTGGCTGGATACGCCGATGGACAAACTGCCGTCTGAAATCCATCCCTTTATCGAAGCGGCACGCTACGCCGTCGCTCCGTATTTGAAAGCGGATAAAGTGAAATTCTACAATGCCGGCGACGAAGTGTTTGCCGGTGTAAAAACCGTGCCGCTATTCGGCCATACCCCCGGCCACAGCGGTTTTGAATTTACATCCAAAGGCGAAAAAATCCTGTTTTGGGGCGATGTGATGCACAACGGTGCGGTGCAAATGGCACATCCCGAAGTGGCGATTGAATTTGATGCCGACGCCGAAGCCGCCCGTACCAACCGCCAAACGATTTTGACTAAAATCGCCGCCGATAAAACCCTGATCGCCGCCGCCCACCTGCCGTTCCCGGGCTTAGGACACATCAAAACGGAAAAAGACGGCAAAGGCTACCGCTGGTATCCGGTGCAGTATCGCCCGTTTGATAAGCATTGA